One region of Poecile atricapillus isolate bPoeAtr1 chromosome 8, bPoeAtr1.hap1, whole genome shotgun sequence genomic DNA includes:
- the PSMD2 gene encoding 26S proteasome non-ATPase regulatory subunit 2: protein MDAGGGGGQSRVQGGPGAGGDEKPTPPWGRDRRDPPAGPEKEQELSEEDKQLQDELEMLVERLGEKDTSLYRPALEELRRQIRSSTTSMTSVPKPLKFLRPHYGKLKEIYENMAPGENKRFAADIISVLAMTMSGERECLKYRLVGSQEELASWGHEYVRHLAGEVAKEWQEIDEADKAQRDTLLTLVKEIVPYNMAHNAEHEACDLLMEIEQMDMLEKYIDDNAYSKVCLYLTSCVSYVPEPENSALLRCALGIFRKFNRYPEALRLALMLNDVELVEDIFTSCKDVVVQKQMAFMLGRHGVFLELNEDVEEYEDLTEIMSNVQLNSNFLALARELDIMEPKVPDDIYKTHLENNRFGGSGSQVDSARMNLASSFVNGFVNAAFGQDKLLTDDGNKWLYKNKDHGMLSAAASLGTILLWDVDGGLTQIDKYLYSSEDYIKSGALLACGIVNSGVKNECDPALALLSDYVLHNSNTMRIGAIFGLGLAYAGSNREDVLTLLLPVMGDSKSSMEVAGVTALACGMISVGSCNGDVTSTILQTIMEKSETELKDTYARWLPLGLGLNHLGKGEAIEAILAALEVVSEPFRSFANTLVDICAYAGSGNVLKVQQLLHICSEHFDSKEKEEDKDKKDKKEKEKKESSADMGAHQGVAVLGIALIAMGEEIGAEMGLRTFGHLLRYGEPTLRRAVPLALALISVSNPRLNILDTLSKFSHDADPEVSYNSIFAMGMVGSGTNNARLAAMLRQLAQYHAKDPNNLFMVRLAQGLTHLGKGTLTLCPYHSDRQLMSQVAVAGLLTVLVSFLDVRNIILGKSHYVLYGLVAAMQPRMLVTFDEELRPLPVSVRVGQAVDVVGQAGKPKTITGFQTHTTPVLLAHGERAELATEEHVPVTPILEGFVILRKNPNYDV, encoded by the exons ATGGACGcgggcggtggcggcgggcAGAGCCGGGTGCAAGGCGGCCCTGGGGCGGGCGGCGACGAGAAGCCCACGCCGCCTTGGGGCCGAGACCGCCGGGACCCGCCGGCCGGGCCcgagaaggagcaggagctg TCTGAGGAGGACAAGCAGCTGCAGGATGAGCTGGAGATGCTGGTGGAACGCCTGGGG GAGAAAGACACATCACTCTACCGCCCTGCCCTGGAGGAGCTGCGGAGGCAGATCCGCTCTTCCACCACCTCCATGACCTCCGTTCCCAAGCCCCTCAAGTTTCTACGGCCCCATTATGGCAAGCTGAAGGAGATCTATGAGAACATGGCTCCGGGAGAGAATAAG CGCTTTGCAGCAGACATCATTTCTGTCCTGGCCATGACCATGAGTGGGGAGCGTGAGTGTCTGAAGTACCGGCTGGTGGGCTCCCAAGAGGAGCTGGCATCTTGGGGGCATGAATACGTCAG GCACTTGGCAGGAGAGGTGGCCAAGGAGTGGCAGGAAATTGATGAAGCTGACAAGGCTCAGAGGGACACACTCCTCACCCTGGTCAAGGAGATTGTCCCCTACAACATGGCCCACAATGCAGAGCATGAGGCCTGTGACCTGCTCATGGAGATAGAGCAGATGGACATGCTGGAGAAGTACATTGATGACAATGCCTACTCCAAAGTGTGCCTCTACCTGACCAG CTGTGTAAGCTATGTCCCGGAGCCTGAGAACTCGGCTCTCTTGCGCTGTGCCCTGGGCATCTTCCGCAAATTCAATCGCTACCCTGAAGCCCTGCGCCTGGCTCTGATGCTCAATGATGTGGAGCTGGTGGAGGACATCTTCACTTCCTGCAAAGATGT AGTTGTCCAGAAGCAGATGGCCTTTATGCTGGGCCGCCATGGAGTCTTCCTGGAGCTGAATGAGGATGTGGAGGAGTACGAGGACTTAACAGAGATCATGTCCAATGTCCAGCTCAACAGCAATTTCCTGGCTTTAGCCAGAGAG CTGGACATCATGGAGCCTAAAGTGCCAGACGATATTTACAAAACCCATCTGGAAAATAACC GGTTTGGGGGAAGTGGTTCCCAAGTGGATTCAGCCCGGATGAATTTGGCCTCCTCCTTTGTGAACGGCTTTGTGAATGCTGCTTTTGGACAGGACAAGCTGCTGACAGATGATGGCAATAAATGGTTGTACAAGAACAAGGACCATG GGATGCTGAGTGCTGCAGCCTCACTGGGCACAATCCTACTGTGGGACGTGGATGGGGGACTCACGCAGATTGACAAGTACCTGTACTCCTCAGAGGATTACATCAAG TCTGGAGCCCTCCTGGCCTGTGGCATCGTCAACTCAGGGGTGAAAAATGAGTGtgaccctgccctggccctCCTGTCTGACTATGTCCTCCACAACAGCAACACCATGAGGATTGGAGCCATTTTTGG GCTGGGACTGGCATATGCGGGCTCCAACCGCGAGGATGTCCTGACTTTGCTGCTACCTGTGATGGGAGATTCCAAGTCCAGCATGGAG GTGGCTGGTGTGACTGCCCTGGCCTGTGGAATGATATCAGTGGGCTCCTGCAATGGCGATGTCACCTCGACTATCCTCCAGACCATCATGGAGAAATCAGAGACAGAACTGAAGGACACGTATGCCCGGTGGTTGCCACTTGGCCTGGGCTTGAACCACTTGG ggaagggagaggcaATTGAGGCTATCTTGGCAGCACTGGAAGTAGTGTCGGAGCCATTCCGCAGCTTCGCCAACACGCTGGTGGATATCTGTGCTTATGCGG GCTCAGGGAATGTCTTGAAGGTGCAACAGCTCCTGCACATCTGCAGTGAGCACTTTGACTCcaaggagaaagaggaggacaaggacaaaaaggacaagaaagagaaggagaagaaagaaagctCAGCTGACATGGGTGCTCACCAG ggtgtAGCGGTGTTGGGGATCGCACTCATTGCCATGGGTGAGGAGATTGGTGCGGAGATGGGCCTGCGCACATTCGGCCACCTG CTGCGGTACGGGGAGCCCACCCTCCGCCGTGCTGTGCCCCTGGCCCTGGCTCTTATCTCAGTCTCCAATCCCCGGCTGAACATCCTCGATACTCTCAGCAAGTTCTCCCATGATGCTGACCCTGAGGTCTCCTACAACTCCATCTTTGCCATGGGCATGGTGGGCAGTG GTACCAACAACGCCCGGCTGGCAGCAATGCTGCGGCAGCTGGCCCAGTACCACGCCAAGGACCCCAACAACCTCTTCATGGTGCGGTTGGCCCAG GGCCTGACTCATCTGGGCAAGGGGACACTCACCCTGTGCCCATACCACAGTGATCGCCAGCTCATGAGCCAggtggctgtggctgggctGCTGACCGTCCTCGTGTCCTTCCTGGATGTGCGCAACA TTATCCTGGGCAAGTCCCACTACGTTCTCTATGGCCTTGTTGCTGCCATGCAGCCCCGCATGCTGGTCACCTTTGATGAGGAGCTGCGGCCTCTGCCTGTGTCGGTTCGGGTAGGACAG GCTGTGGATGTGGTGGGCCAGGCAGGCAAGCCCAAAACCATCACTGGCTTCCAGACTCACACAACaccagtgctgctggcacatGGAGAGCGGGCAGAGCTGGCCACAGAGGAGCACGTGCCTGTGACGCCCATCCTGGAGGGATTTGTTATCCTACGCAAGAATCCCAACTACGATGTTTGA